A part of Synechococcus sp. KORDI-49 genomic DNA contains:
- a CDS encoding glutathione peroxidase — protein MTISISNVSVLSADGSEKSLGDYAGRVLLIVNVASRCGFTRQYSGLQQLQDRFGDQGLSVLGFPCNDFGGQEPGSLPEIQSFCSTTYGASFELFGKVHAMGSTTEPFTTLNRMEPAGDVGWNFEKFLVGKDGTVIERFKSGVEPEQLSEAIQAALAA, from the coding sequence ATGACGATCAGCATCAGCAACGTGTCCGTCCTCAGCGCGGATGGCAGCGAGAAATCGCTCGGCGACTACGCCGGACGCGTGCTGCTGATCGTGAACGTGGCCAGCCGCTGCGGCTTCACCCGCCAGTACTCCGGTCTGCAGCAGCTGCAGGACCGCTTCGGCGACCAGGGCCTGTCCGTGCTCGGCTTCCCCTGCAATGACTTCGGGGGTCAGGAGCCCGGCAGCCTGCCGGAGATCCAGAGCTTCTGCTCCACCACCTACGGCGCCAGCTTCGAACTCTTCGGGAAGGTGCATGCCATGGGCAGCACCACCGAGCCGTTCACCACCCTCAACCGGATGGAGCCTGCCGGTGATGTGGGCTGGAACTTCGAGAAATTCCTTGTGGGGAAGGACGGCACCGTGATCGAACGGTTCAAGAGCGGCGTGGAACCGGAGCAGCTCAGCGAGGCGATTCAGGCGGCTCTGGCGGCCTGA
- the mgtE gene encoding magnesium transporter gives MSEVAAASAGGVTVEHHLLAEVVTRQLEAMLSVGNYDAVKLLLEPVQPVDVAEAIGNLPQNLQAIAFRLLSKDEAISVYEYLDTATQQNLLNLLRSGEMQEVMEEMSPDDRARLFEELPAKVVRQLLDQLSPEERKVTAELLGYQAETAGRLMTTEYIALKENQTALEALDIVRRRARETETIYSLYITDTERRLTGILSLRDLVTADPDDQIRDVMTADVLSVSTDTDQEMVARTIQRYDFLAVPVVDLEQRLVGIVTVDDVIDVIEQEATRDLYAAGAVQAGDEDDYFSSNLFTVARRRVVWLAVLVVASFFTSEVIAANEDVLQKVVLLAAFIPLLGGTGGNVGAQSSTVVIRGLSTQSITALGPMKAVVREALAGALLGVLMMILVVPFAWWRGESALVGLSVGISLLAITTLAATAGAAFPLLFDRMGLDPALMSTPFITTCTDVAGTLIYLKTAEWLLMNLPELLQATGISTQIALASAF, from the coding sequence ATGAGCGAGGTAGCTGCAGCGTCCGCCGGAGGCGTGACCGTGGAGCACCACCTCCTGGCGGAGGTGGTGACCCGTCAGCTTGAGGCCATGCTCAGCGTCGGCAACTACGACGCTGTGAAGCTGCTGCTGGAGCCGGTCCAGCCGGTGGATGTGGCGGAGGCGATCGGCAACCTGCCGCAGAACCTGCAGGCCATTGCCTTCCGTCTGCTCAGCAAGGACGAGGCGATCAGTGTCTACGAGTACCTGGATACAGCCACCCAGCAGAACCTGCTGAACCTGCTGCGCTCCGGTGAGATGCAGGAGGTGATGGAGGAGATGTCTCCGGATGACCGGGCGCGGTTGTTCGAGGAGCTGCCGGCGAAGGTGGTGCGTCAGCTGCTCGATCAGCTCAGTCCGGAGGAACGCAAGGTCACGGCCGAGCTGCTGGGCTATCAGGCGGAGACAGCCGGTCGTCTGATGACGACCGAATACATCGCTCTGAAGGAGAACCAGACAGCCCTCGAGGCGCTCGACATCGTCCGGCGCCGGGCCCGTGAGACCGAGACCATTTATTCGCTCTACATCACGGATACCGAGCGGCGTCTCACCGGCATCCTGTCGTTGCGGGATCTGGTCACCGCTGATCCCGATGACCAGATCCGGGATGTGATGACGGCAGACGTGCTCAGCGTGAGCACCGACACCGATCAGGAGATGGTGGCGCGCACGATCCAGCGGTACGACTTCCTTGCCGTGCCGGTGGTGGATCTCGAGCAGCGGCTCGTGGGCATCGTCACGGTGGATGACGTCATCGATGTGATCGAGCAGGAGGCCACCCGTGATCTGTACGCCGCCGGCGCCGTGCAGGCCGGCGATGAAGACGATTACTTCAGCAGCAATCTGTTCACCGTCGCCCGTCGTCGGGTGGTGTGGCTGGCGGTGCTGGTGGTGGCCAGTTTCTTCACGTCCGAAGTGATCGCTGCCAATGAGGACGTGCTGCAGAAGGTGGTGCTGCTCGCCGCCTTCATTCCCTTGCTGGGGGGCACCGGCGGCAACGTCGGTGCTCAGAGCTCCACCGTGGTGATCCGGGGCCTGAGCACCCAGAGCATCACGGCGCTGGGACCGATGAAGGCCGTGGTGCGGGAAGCGCTGGCCGGAGCTCTGCTGGGGGTCCTGATGATGATCCTGGTGGTGCCCTTTGCCTGGTGGCGTGGAGAAAGCGCCCTAGTGGGCCTGTCGGTGGGCATCAGCCTGCTGGCGATCACCACGCTGGCGGCCACCGCCGGCGCAGCCTTTCCGCTGCTGTTCGACCGCATGGGTCTGGATCCGGCCTTGATGTCGACGCCGTTCATCACCACCTGCACGGACGTGGCCGGCACGCTCATCTATCTCAAGACGGCGGAGTGGCTGCTGATGAACCTGCCGGAGCTGCTCCAGGCGACAGGTATTTCTACCCAAATCGCCTTGGCTTCTGCTTTCTGA
- a CDS encoding RpoD/SigA family RNA polymerase sigma factor — translation MTPATAAATKPASAARSVSVDVDLVRSYLRDIGRVPLLTHEQEITLGRQVQELMDLETLEQEIESRDGGRPSQDALAKASGMSAMQLKRKLQHGRRAKERMVAANLRLVVSVAKKYTKRNMELLDLIQEGTIGLVRGVEKFDPTRGYKFSTYAYWWIRQGITRAIAEKSRTIRLPIHITEMLNKLKKGQRELSQDLGRTPTVTELAEFVELPEDDVKDLMCRARQPVSLEMKVGDGDDTELLELLAGDGDLPSDQVEEDCLKGDLRDLLRQLPHLQEQVLRMRYGMDGEDPMSLTGIGRILGMSRDRVRNLERDGLAGLRRISDQVEAYVAC, via the coding sequence ATGACACCGGCTACCGCCGCTGCAACAAAGCCCGCTTCGGCGGCCCGCAGCGTCAGCGTTGACGTCGATCTGGTCCGTTCCTACCTGCGTGACATCGGTCGTGTTCCCCTCCTCACCCATGAGCAGGAGATCACCCTTGGACGACAGGTTCAGGAGCTGATGGATCTGGAGACTTTGGAACAGGAGATCGAGAGCCGCGACGGCGGCAGGCCCTCTCAGGACGCTCTCGCCAAAGCTTCCGGGATGTCCGCCATGCAGCTGAAGCGCAAGCTTCAGCACGGCCGGCGCGCCAAGGAGCGGATGGTGGCGGCCAACCTGCGATTGGTCGTGAGCGTCGCCAAGAAATACACCAAGCGGAACATGGAACTTCTGGATCTGATCCAGGAGGGAACCATCGGTCTGGTGCGCGGCGTCGAGAAGTTCGACCCGACCCGCGGATACAAGTTCTCCACGTATGCCTACTGGTGGATCCGTCAGGGCATCACCCGAGCGATCGCTGAGAAAAGCCGCACCATCCGGTTGCCGATCCACATCACCGAGATGCTCAACAAGCTCAAGAAAGGGCAGCGAGAGCTGAGTCAGGATCTCGGTCGCACGCCCACGGTCACCGAGCTGGCGGAGTTCGTCGAGCTGCCGGAAGACGACGTCAAGGATCTGATGTGCCGGGCCCGTCAGCCGGTGAGCCTCGAGATGAAGGTGGGCGATGGCGATGACACCGAGCTGCTGGAACTGCTGGCGGGTGATGGAGACCTCCCCAGTGATCAGGTGGAAGAGGACTGCCTCAAGGGAGATCTGCGCGATCTGCTGCGTCAGCTGCCCCATCTGCAGGAGCAGGTGCTCCGCATGCGTTACGGCATGGATGGCGAAGATCCGATGAGCCTCACGGGCATCGGTCGCATCCTCGGCATGAGCCGTGATCGGGTCCGCAATCTTGAGCGCGACGGACTGGCCGGTCTGCGTCGCATCAGTGACCAGGTGGAGGCCTACGTGGCCTGCTGA
- a CDS encoding alpha/beta fold hydrolase, with translation MTVQEGLWCWGDRNIGWTLMGNPEAPLAVLLIHGFGANTGHWRFNQPALAALAPTYAIDLLGFGRSDQPRARLKDEPEQPGSVLYGFDLWGQQVADFCRTVIDRPVLLMGNSIGGVVALRAAQLLGDRCCGVVLIDCAQRLMDDKQLATQPAWMAWIRPMLKTMVRQRWLSTTLFRNAARPGVIRSVLKQAYPSGQHVDDALVELLFEPTRRNGAAEAFRGFINLFDDHLAPQLMQHLAVPVDLIWGEQDPWEPLPEAQRWAEQISCVQSISVIGGAGHCPHDEAPDQVNPVLLRLVETTNRPQQAT, from the coding sequence ATGACGGTGCAGGAAGGTCTGTGGTGCTGGGGGGATCGCAACATCGGATGGACGCTGATGGGGAATCCCGAGGCACCCCTGGCCGTGCTGCTGATCCACGGTTTCGGCGCCAACACAGGGCACTGGCGTTTCAATCAACCGGCCCTGGCTGCGCTGGCTCCGACCTACGCCATCGACCTGCTCGGCTTCGGTCGCAGCGACCAACCGCGGGCGCGACTGAAGGACGAACCGGAGCAGCCAGGGTCCGTCCTCTACGGATTTGATCTCTGGGGACAGCAGGTGGCGGACTTCTGCCGGACGGTGATCGATCGGCCGGTGCTGCTGATGGGCAACTCGATCGGCGGGGTGGTGGCCCTGCGTGCAGCACAGCTGCTGGGCGACCGCTGCTGTGGCGTGGTGCTGATCGATTGCGCCCAGCGCTTGATGGACGACAAGCAGCTGGCGACACAGCCCGCCTGGATGGCCTGGATCCGGCCAATGCTGAAAACCATGGTGCGCCAGCGATGGCTGAGCACCACCCTGTTCCGCAATGCGGCCAGACCAGGGGTGATTCGCAGCGTGCTCAAACAGGCTTACCCCAGTGGTCAGCATGTGGATGATGCCTTGGTGGAGCTGCTGTTTGAGCCCACTCGCCGGAATGGTGCCGCCGAAGCGTTCCGAGGCTTCATCAACCTGTTCGACGACCACCTCGCACCACAGCTGATGCAGCACCTGGCGGTGCCGGTGGATCTGATCTGGGGCGAGCAGGACCCCTGGGAACCGTTACCGGAGGCTCAGCGCTGGGCTGAACAGATCTCCTGTGTGCAATCCATCAGCGTGATCGGTGGCGCCGGCCACTGTCCCCATGACGAAGCACCGGATCAGGTCAATCCGGTGCTGCTCAGACTTGTGGAAACAACCAACCGGCCTCAGCAGGCCACGTAG
- the mutY gene encoding A/G-specific adenine glycosylase, producing MTPTRSNGCRSNEAELRPLLLNWWSDHGRHDIPWKRTSSGDRPAPDQPLDPYPIWIAEVMLQQTPLAVVLPYWHRWMAMFPTVEALAAASLEQVRLLWQGLGYYSRARRLHQAAQQISGRSWPEDLEEWMALPGIGRTTAGSILSSAFNAPVPILDGNVRRVLARLRAHDRPPARDQALFWQWSHALLDPQRPRDFNQALMDLGATLCTPRQPLCDACPWQRHCAAYAAGEPSRWPVSEERKPVPFQVIGVGVVLNADGEVLIDQRLEEGLLGGLWEFPGGKQEPGETIEACITRELQEELTIEVTVGQELISVDHAYSHKRLRFVVHVCRWLSGEPKPLASQQVRWVKPGDLRTYPFPAANSRIIDALLAHPETAGG from the coding sequence ATGACGCCAACACGCAGCAACGGATGTCGTTCAAACGAGGCTGAGCTCAGACCGTTGCTGCTGAATTGGTGGAGCGACCACGGTCGCCACGACATTCCCTGGAAACGAACCTCCAGCGGGGACCGACCTGCTCCTGATCAGCCCCTGGATCCCTATCCGATCTGGATCGCCGAGGTGATGTTGCAGCAGACCCCGCTGGCGGTGGTGCTCCCCTACTGGCATCGCTGGATGGCCATGTTTCCAACCGTGGAGGCTCTGGCGGCGGCATCGCTTGAGCAGGTGCGTCTGTTGTGGCAAGGCCTTGGCTATTACTCCCGGGCCCGCCGTCTGCATCAGGCGGCTCAGCAGATCTCAGGGCGTTCCTGGCCCGAGGATCTCGAGGAATGGATGGCGTTGCCGGGGATCGGACGCACCACCGCCGGAAGCATCCTGTCCAGTGCCTTCAATGCACCCGTGCCGATTCTGGACGGCAACGTGCGGCGCGTTCTGGCTCGCCTCAGGGCCCACGACCGACCTCCCGCCAGGGATCAGGCCCTCTTCTGGCAGTGGAGCCATGCGCTTCTCGATCCGCAGCGCCCGCGAGATTTCAATCAGGCCTTGATGGATCTCGGGGCAACCCTGTGCACCCCGCGTCAACCGCTTTGTGACGCGTGTCCCTGGCAACGGCACTGCGCTGCCTACGCTGCCGGCGAGCCCAGCCGCTGGCCTGTGAGTGAGGAACGCAAACCGGTTCCATTTCAGGTGATCGGCGTCGGCGTGGTGCTCAACGCCGACGGTGAAGTGTTGATCGACCAGCGGTTGGAGGAGGGGTTGCTGGGTGGTCTCTGGGAATTCCCCGGTGGCAAGCAGGAGCCTGGAGAGACGATCGAGGCCTGCATCACCCGGGAGCTCCAGGAGGAGCTGACGATCGAGGTGACGGTGGGTCAGGAACTGATCAGCGTTGATCACGCTTACAGCCACAAGCGGCTGCGCTTCGTGGTGCATGTCTGCCGCTGGTTGTCCGGAGAGCCGAAACCCCTGGCCAGTCAGCAGGTGCGTTGGGTGAAGCCCGGTGATCTCCGGACCTATCCCTTCCCCGCCGCCAACAGCCGCATCATCGATGCTCTGCTTGCGCATCCGGAGACGGCTGGTGGCTGA
- a CDS encoding carbohydrate kinase, whose amino-acid sequence MADPRVLCLGEALVDRLGPPGGDPALDQPVDDRLGGAPANVACALARLGTPVAFVGRLGRDAIGDQFFRLFQQRGIESSGVQLDPERPSRIVLVRRTVGGERQFQGFAGDRGQGFADQALQAPTLSGSARWLLVGTIPLATPAAAAALRGAVDQARVRGMAIAVDVNWRPTFWNADADPSAGPPPSALAAIRPLLEQAALIKLAREEAIWFFGSAQAQVISGLLPQAPDVVVTDGAEPVTWWMEGASGSLAAFRPSDVVDTTGAGDAFTAGLLHCWDLPPAHRVRFAAGCGALVCSGAGGIDPQPSAPEVEAFIAGA is encoded by the coding sequence GTGGCTGATCCCCGGGTGCTCTGTCTAGGGGAAGCGCTGGTGGACCGGCTCGGTCCTCCCGGAGGGGACCCCGCGCTGGATCAGCCGGTGGACGATCGCCTCGGTGGGGCTCCTGCCAATGTCGCCTGCGCCCTGGCCCGGCTCGGCACGCCGGTGGCGTTCGTGGGTCGTCTGGGGAGAGATGCCATTGGCGATCAGTTCTTCCGACTGTTTCAACAGCGCGGCATCGAGAGCTCCGGCGTTCAGCTGGATCCGGAGCGGCCGTCGCGGATCGTGCTGGTGCGCCGCACCGTTGGAGGTGAGCGACAGTTTCAGGGATTTGCCGGTGACCGGGGCCAGGGGTTCGCTGATCAGGCGCTGCAAGCGCCAACACTCTCTGGATCCGCCCGCTGGCTCCTCGTGGGCACCATCCCCCTGGCGACACCGGCTGCCGCTGCTGCCTTGAGAGGCGCTGTCGATCAGGCGCGCGTCCGCGGCATGGCCATCGCTGTTGATGTGAACTGGCGACCCACCTTCTGGAATGCCGATGCTGATCCGTCCGCAGGGCCGCCGCCTTCCGCGCTGGCGGCCATCCGGCCGTTGCTCGAGCAGGCGGCCCTGATCAAGCTCGCTCGCGAGGAGGCGATCTGGTTCTTCGGTTCAGCGCAAGCGCAGGTGATCAGTGGATTGTTGCCCCAGGCCCCTGATGTGGTGGTGACCGATGGAGCCGAGCCGGTGACCTGGTGGATGGAGGGTGCCTCCGGTTCCCTTGCGGCGTTCCGTCCGTCGGACGTGGTGGACACCACCGGTGCTGGAGATGCCTTCACGGCGGGCCTGTTGCATTGCTGGGATCTTCCCCCTGCACACCGGGTGCGCTTCGCCGCCGGTTGCGGTGCTCTGGTCTGCAGCGGAGCCGGAGGGATCGATCCTCAACCCAGTGCGCCGGAGGTGGAGGCCTTCATCGCCGGGGCATGA
- the tsaE gene encoding tRNA (adenosine(37)-N6)-threonylcarbamoyltransferase complex ATPase subunit type 1 TsaE, producing MNVNLCGDAEASGSPGADSTQCLWELETLETTRALGRGLAQRLPKGAILLLEGPLGAGKTSLVQGLALACGINEPITSPTFSLAQHYPDGNPPLVHLDLYRLDTPGSADELFLQEEEEARAMGALMAVEWPERLRLVLPEAWQLDLAYQGEGRQARLTPPHAPAMKASTSGALG from the coding sequence TTGAATGTGAATCTCTGCGGAGACGCCGAGGCTTCGGGCTCGCCAGGCGCGGACTCTACACAGTGTCTCTGGGAACTTGAGACCCTTGAGACCACTCGAGCCCTCGGGCGGGGGCTGGCACAACGCCTGCCGAAGGGCGCCATTCTTCTCCTTGAGGGTCCTCTGGGCGCAGGCAAGACCTCTCTGGTGCAGGGCCTGGCCCTGGCCTGTGGCATCAACGAACCGATCACCAGCCCGACCTTCTCGCTGGCCCAGCACTACCCGGACGGCAATCCGCCCCTCGTGCACCTGGATCTCTACCGGCTGGACACCCCCGGATCAGCGGATGAGCTGTTCCTGCAGGAGGAGGAGGAAGCCCGGGCCATGGGAGCCCTGATGGCCGTGGAATGGCCGGAGCGACTCAGGCTGGTGCTCCCTGAGGCCTGGCAGCTGGATCTGGCCTACCAGGGAGAGGGGCGGCAGGCCCGACTCACGCCACCTCATGCCCCGGCGATGAAGGCCTCCACCTCCGGCGCACTGGGTTGA
- the ahcY gene encoding adenosylhomocysteinase, translating into MVAAPTTAPELKLGTDCVVADITQAAFGRKELDIAETEMPGLMALRQKYGTEKPLKGARIAGSLHMTIQTACLIETLVELGAEVRWASCNIFSTQDHAAAAIAAQNIPVFAVKGETLEEYWDYTHRILEWGDGGSPNMILDDGGDATGLVMLGSKAEQDITVLENPANEEETYLFASIKKKLAQDPSFYSRTKAQIQGVTEETTTGVARLYKMQKSGELPFPAINVNDSVTKSKFDNLYGCRESLVDSIKRATDVMVAGKQALVMGYGDVGKGSAQSLRGLGATVCIAEVDPICALQAAMEGYRVVRLEDVVEEMDIFVTATGNYQVIRNEHLLKMKDEAIVCNIGHFDNEIDVASLKSYEWDNIKPQVDHITLPSGNRIILLAEGRLVNLGCATGHPSFVMSNSFTNQVLAQIELFTKGSEYGKEVYVLPKHLDEMVARLHLDRIGAKLTELSKDQADYINVPVEGPFKPDHYRY; encoded by the coding sequence ATGGTGGCAGCGCCCACAACCGCGCCTGAGCTGAAGCTAGGCACCGACTGCGTCGTTGCAGATATCACCCAGGCCGCGTTCGGCCGCAAGGAGCTGGACATTGCCGAGACCGAGATGCCCGGTCTAATGGCGCTGCGTCAGAAATACGGCACTGAGAAGCCCCTGAAGGGGGCGCGCATCGCCGGTTCTCTGCACATGACGATCCAGACCGCCTGTCTGATCGAAACCCTTGTCGAACTGGGTGCCGAGGTGCGCTGGGCCTCCTGCAACATCTTCTCCACCCAGGACCATGCGGCTGCCGCCATTGCGGCACAGAACATCCCGGTGTTCGCGGTCAAGGGTGAAACCCTGGAGGAGTACTGGGATTACACCCATCGCATCCTCGAGTGGGGCGATGGTGGTTCCCCCAACATGATCCTGGATGACGGCGGCGATGCCACCGGTCTGGTGATGCTGGGCAGCAAGGCGGAGCAGGACATCACCGTTCTGGAGAACCCTGCCAATGAGGAGGAGACCTACCTCTTCGCTTCCATCAAGAAGAAGCTGGCTCAGGATCCCAGCTTCTACAGCCGCACCAAGGCGCAGATCCAGGGCGTGACCGAGGAAACCACCACCGGTGTGGCCCGTCTTTACAAGATGCAGAAGAGCGGGGAGCTGCCCTTCCCTGCCATCAACGTCAACGACTCGGTCACCAAGAGCAAGTTCGACAATCTCTACGGCTGCCGCGAGTCGCTCGTCGACAGCATCAAGCGCGCCACCGATGTGATGGTGGCCGGCAAACAGGCGCTGGTGATGGGTTACGGCGATGTGGGCAAGGGCTCAGCCCAGTCCCTGCGCGGTCTCGGTGCCACCGTCTGCATCGCCGAAGTGGATCCCATCTGCGCCCTGCAGGCGGCCATGGAGGGTTACCGCGTGGTGCGTCTCGAGGACGTGGTCGAGGAGATGGACATCTTCGTGACCGCCACCGGCAACTACCAGGTGATCCGCAACGAGCACCTGCTGAAGATGAAGGACGAGGCGATCGTCTGCAACATCGGCCATTTCGACAATGAGATCGATGTCGCCTCCCTCAAGTCCTACGAGTGGGACAACATCAAGCCGCAGGTGGATCACATCACCCTGCCCAGCGGCAATCGGATCATCCTGCTGGCGGAAGGCCGTCTGGTGAACCTGGGCTGCGCCACCGGCCACCCCAGTTTCGTGATGAGCAATTCGTTCACCAACCAGGTGCTGGCTCAGATCGAGCTGTTCACCAAAGGGAGCGAATACGGCAAGGAGGTCTATGTGCTGCCCAAGCACCTCGATGAGATGGTGGCCCGTCTGCACCTCGACCGCATCGGCGCCAAGCTCACCGAGCTGAGCAAGGACCAGGCCGATTACATCAATGTGCCCGTGGAAGGTCCGTTCAAGCCCGACCACTACCGCTACTGA
- a CDS encoding DedA family protein has protein sequence MGLSDVITRLPELIGQAVEANQWLGYTAIFAAMFLENLFPPIPSELIMPLGGFYVQQGQLQLIPVVIAGLLGTVLGALPWYGIGRLINEERIEQWLARHGRWIGISPEELARSRRWFTRYGTALVFWGRLVPGIRTLISVPAGIEMMPMAPFLIWTTAGSLIWTLLLTVAGMVLGEGYSNVEVWIDPVSKLVKLLLVIAVLAGGIWLGLRVWRRRKSGD, from the coding sequence ATGGGGCTTTCTGATGTCATCACCCGCTTGCCGGAGCTGATCGGACAGGCTGTGGAAGCCAATCAGTGGCTGGGCTACACCGCGATCTTCGCGGCGATGTTTCTGGAGAATCTCTTTCCCCCGATCCCATCAGAGCTGATCATGCCGTTGGGTGGGTTCTATGTGCAGCAGGGCCAGCTGCAGCTGATCCCCGTGGTGATCGCCGGCCTGCTGGGAACAGTGCTGGGGGCGCTGCCCTGGTACGGCATCGGTCGACTGATCAATGAAGAGCGGATCGAGCAGTGGCTGGCCCGCCATGGTCGCTGGATCGGCATCAGCCCGGAGGAGCTGGCCCGCTCCCGTCGCTGGTTCACGCGTTACGGCACCGCGTTGGTGTTCTGGGGCCGTCTAGTGCCAGGGATCCGCACCCTGATCTCGGTTCCCGCCGGAATCGAGATGATGCCGATGGCCCCGTTTCTGATCTGGACCACCGCCGGCAGCCTGATCTGGACCCTGCTGCTCACCGTCGCCGGCATGGTGCTCGGTGAGGGGTACAGCAATGTTGAGGTCTGGATCGATCCCGTCTCCAAGCTGGTGAAGCTGTTGCTGGTGATCGCCGTGCTGGCCGGTGGGATCTGGCTGGGGTTGCGCGTCTGGCGCCGCAGGAAGTCCGGAGACTGA
- a CDS encoding single-stranded DNA-binding protein → MGVNSVTLVGRAGRDPEVRYFESGSMVANLTLAVNRRSRDDEPDWFNLEIWGKQAQVAADYVKRGSQLGIIGSFKLDRWTDRNSGEERSKPVVRVDRLELLGSKRDNQEAAGNFGGSQASDEEIPF, encoded by the coding sequence ATGGGCGTCAATTCCGTCACCCTCGTCGGTCGAGCCGGCCGCGACCCCGAAGTGCGTTACTTCGAATCCGGAAGCATGGTGGCCAACCTCACCCTTGCCGTGAACCGCCGCAGCCGCGACGACGAACCGGACTGGTTCAACCTCGAGATCTGGGGCAAACAGGCCCAGGTCGCCGCGGATTATGTGAAGAGAGGCTCCCAGCTGGGCATCATCGGCAGCTTCAAGCTCGACCGCTGGACGGACCGCAACAGCGGTGAGGAGCGCAGCAAGCCCGTGGTCCGCGTGGACCGACTGGAGCTGCTCGGCTCCAAGCGGGACAACCAGGAGGCTGCCGGCAACTTCGGCGGCAGCCAGGCCTCGGATGAAGAGATTCCCTTCTGA
- a CDS encoding rod shape-determining protein, whose amino-acid sequence MLFRRFQLSRDIGIDLGTANTLIYVSGRGIVLQEPSVVALDLERGATLAVGDEAKLMLGRTPGNIRAVRPLRDGVIADFDAAEQMLKTFITKGNEGRGIMAPRLVVGIPSGVTGVERRAVREAGMAGAREVHLIDEPVAAAIGAGLPVTEPVGTMIVDIGGGTTEVAVLSLGGTVLSESVRVAGDEISDAIGVYLKKVHNMVVGERTAEDIKIRIGSAFPDDAFDQESMDVRGLHLLSGLPRTINLKAGDLREAIAEPLNVIVEAVKRTLERTPPELAADIVDRGIMLAGGGALVRGISDLISHETGIFVHVAEDPLLCVVNGCGQVLEDWKRLQRVVDTPEFVRSAAGA is encoded by the coding sequence GTGCTTTTCCGACGTTTTCAGCTGTCCCGTGACATCGGCATCGACCTGGGCACGGCCAACACGCTGATCTACGTTTCCGGCCGCGGCATCGTTCTCCAGGAACCTTCCGTCGTCGCGCTCGATCTCGAGCGTGGAGCCACCCTGGCCGTTGGCGATGAGGCCAAGCTGATGCTGGGCCGCACCCCCGGCAACATCCGAGCCGTGCGTCCGCTGCGGGATGGCGTCATCGCGGATTTCGATGCGGCTGAGCAGATGCTCAAGACCTTCATCACCAAGGGCAATGAAGGGCGCGGCATCATGGCGCCGCGGCTTGTGGTGGGGATTCCCAGCGGCGTCACCGGGGTTGAGCGGCGCGCCGTGCGTGAGGCCGGCATGGCCGGCGCCCGGGAGGTGCATCTGATCGATGAACCGGTGGCCGCCGCCATCGGTGCCGGACTTCCCGTCACCGAACCGGTCGGCACGATGATCGTGGACATCGGGGGTGGCACCACCGAGGTGGCCGTTCTCAGCCTGGGCGGGACGGTGCTGAGTGAATCCGTCCGCGTCGCCGGAGATGAGATCAGTGATGCGATCGGCGTTTACCTGAAGAAGGTGCACAACATGGTGGTGGGTGAGCGCACCGCCGAGGACATCAAGATCCGCATCGGCTCCGCCTTCCCCGATGACGCCTTCGACCAGGAATCCATGGATGTGCGCGGACTGCACCTGCTGTCCGGTCTTCCCCGCACCATCAACCTCAAGGCGGGTGATCTGCGTGAGGCGATCGCTGAGCCCCTGAACGTGATCGTCGAGGCCGTGAAGCGGACTCTCGAGCGCACGCCACCGGAACTGGCCGCTGACATCGTCGATCGCGGCATCATGCTGGCCGGGGGCGGAGCACTCGTGCGTGGCATCAGTGACCTGATCAGCCACGAAACCGGGATCTTCGTGCATGTGGCGGAGGATCCGCTGCTCTGTGTGGTCAACGGTTGCGGTCAGGTCCTCGAGGACTGGAAGCGTCTGCAACGGGTGGTCGACACACCGGAATTCGTCCGATCCGCGGCTGGCGCCTGA